The DNA region CTTATGATTTAACTCGTGGTCGAATCACTTATCGCTTTAAATAATTGTACTCCGTAAAATTCAGGGAGGTATTATCATGAAAGTAAGACCATCAGTAAAACCAATGTGTGAACATTGTAAAGTAATTCGCCGTAAAGGACGTGTTATGGTCATTTGCCCAGCAAATCCAAAACATAAACAACGTCAAGGATAATAGGAGGTGTAACGTAGAATGGCTCGTATTGCAGGAGTAGACATCCCTCGTGATAAACGTGTAGTAATTTCTCTTACTTATATTTATGGTATTGGAAACACTACAGCTAAACAAGTATTAGCAAACGTTGGCGTATCTGAAGATATTCGCGTTCGTGACTTAACAAACGAACAAACAGATGCGATCCGTGCGGAAATTGATAAGTTAAAAGTTGAAGGGGATCTTCGTCGTGAAGTGAACTTGAACATCAAACGTTTGATGGAAATCGGTTCTTACCGTGGAATTCGTCATCGTCGTGGATTACCAACTCGTGGACAAAACACGAAAAATAATGCACGTACTCGTAAAGGCCCAGCTCGTACTGTAGCAGGCAAGAAAAAATAATTCCTAAGTGAAGGAGGTTAGATCTTCATGGCAGCAAAAAAAGTTAGTCGTAAACGCCGTGTGAAAAAGAATATAGAATCTGGGATTGCACATATCCACTCTACATTCAATAATACAATTGTAATGATTACTGATACTCATGGAAATGCGTTAGCATGGTCATCAGCAGGATCATTAGGTTTTAAAGGAAGCAAAAAATCAACACCGTTTGCAGCTCAAATGGCCGCAGAAGCTGCAACTAAAGCAGCACAAGAACACGGACTTAAAACTGTTGATGTAACAGTTAAAGGACCAGGTTCTGGACGTGAAGCAGCGATTCGTTCATTGCAAGCAACAGGTTTAGAAGTGACTGCAATTCGTGACGTGACTCCAGTTCCTCATAATGGATGCCGCCCTCCAAAACGCCGTCGTGTTTAATGAGTGCCACTCATTCTGAGTTTGAATCAAGAACGTCATTGAACAAGACACTTTTCGTTTTGAAAGGGGTATAGATAAGAATGATTGAATTTGAAAAACCAAGAATCGAAAAAATTGATGAAAATAGAGATTATGGCAAGTTCGTCGTTGAACCGCTGGAAAGAGGTTACGGGACTACTTTAGGTAATTCTCTACGTCGTATTTTATTATCTTCTTTACCAGGAGCTGCTATTACCAATATTCAAATCGATGGAGTGCTGCATGAATTTTCTACAATTAAAGGTGTTAGAGAAGACGTAACGCAAATCATTTTGAATATCAAAGGTCTAGCTTTGAAGCTTTATGCAGAAGAAGAAAAAACCCTTGAGATCGATATTACAGGACCTGCTACAGTAACTGCTGGCGATATTATCGTTGACAGCGATGTTGAGATCTTGAATAAAGATTTAGTTATCTGTAGTGTCTCTGAAGG from Enterococcus sp. 9D6_DIV0238 includes:
- the rpsK gene encoding 30S ribosomal protein S11, with protein sequence MAAKKVSRKRRVKKNIESGIAHIHSTFNNTIVMITDTHGNALAWSSAGSLGFKGSKKSTPFAAQMAAEAATKAAQEHGLKTVDVTVKGPGSGREAAIRSLQATGLEVTAIRDVTPVPHNGCRPPKRRRV
- the rpmJ gene encoding 50S ribosomal protein L36, producing MKVRPSVKPMCEHCKVIRRKGRVMVICPANPKHKQRQG
- the rpsM gene encoding 30S ribosomal protein S13 yields the protein MARIAGVDIPRDKRVVISLTYIYGIGNTTAKQVLANVGVSEDIRVRDLTNEQTDAIRAEIDKLKVEGDLRREVNLNIKRLMEIGSYRGIRHRRGLPTRGQNTKNNARTRKGPARTVAGKKK